A region from the Flavobacteriales bacterium genome encodes:
- a CDS encoding histidine kinase, which translates to MKTLLLVLALGAATPHSKASQVPVLVQEGGSGRSPIGLSMELLEDPDGTLTAAEVIRSNGFVAASSEAPNLGLTGSTYWARFTVVNKTQGNDLLVEVSNAETEHIEMFAFKGGQLFANMTTGQLLEVDQRPVTDVHFLMPLPLEPNDKCVVLLRVRSSKQLQIPVRITTRADLPAQRVSQTQLVGTYTGVMLVLVIYNLFIYFSSRDRSYMFYVIYLALVALTQLTFLGVGQFSFWPGNVWFASKASIIFTIATAWAASEFMRAFILTKDVVPRLDRYIPWFYWLFVVCLGVYISGYGQIGYALAQVCAGLFAPFMFYTAFRVWRRGSRQAGYFLIAWSVFLSGTMVFVLKDAGILPYNDITIYTMPLGSAIEGILLSFGLADRINVLRKEKERSQAAALAASLENERIIRDQNAILEQKVTERTHELVEANNEIKRTQVQLVEAEKMAGLGQLTAGIAHEINNPINFINSNIPPLRRNLQDMTEVIRGYRSGQEDPAARLAEADKLYNELGIDDALAELDGMIGSIDEGARRTAEIVKGLRNFSRLDEDALKLADLNEGVQSTLALLSPQVRGQVTFNTVLAELPQAECLPGKLNQAIMNLLTNAAQSVRAKHGETGQGLVSIRTWHEDGRITIAVKDNGVGMTEEVKARMFEPFFTTKGVGEGTGLGLSITYSIVQKHFGQIAVESAPGEGAEFRITVPVRQENADNIALRA; encoded by the coding sequence ATGAAAACGCTCCTGCTCGTTCTGGCCCTTGGGGCCGCTACACCGCATAGTAAGGCCAGCCAAGTGCCGGTCTTGGTCCAAGAAGGCGGTTCCGGGCGGTCCCCGATCGGGCTCTCCATGGAATTGCTGGAGGATCCCGACGGCACCCTGACCGCCGCGGAAGTCATTCGCTCGAACGGCTTCGTGGCTGCGTCCTCCGAAGCGCCCAATCTGGGGCTCACAGGGTCAACCTATTGGGCCCGTTTCACGGTGGTGAACAAGACCCAGGGGAACGACCTCCTTGTGGAGGTTTCGAACGCCGAAACAGAGCACATCGAAATGTTCGCCTTCAAGGGCGGACAACTCTTCGCGAATATGACCACCGGACAGCTCCTTGAGGTGGACCAGCGCCCGGTGACAGATGTACACTTCCTGATGCCTCTGCCCCTTGAGCCGAACGATAAGTGCGTTGTCCTTCTGCGTGTGCGAAGCTCGAAACAGCTCCAAATTCCCGTGAGGATCACCACACGTGCCGATCTCCCTGCCCAACGCGTGTCCCAAACACAGCTCGTAGGAACCTACACCGGCGTTATGCTCGTGCTCGTGATCTACAATCTGTTCATCTATTTCTCCTCGCGCGATCGCAGCTACATGTTCTATGTGATCTATCTGGCCCTCGTAGCGTTGACCCAGCTCACTTTCTTGGGGGTGGGCCAATTCTCCTTCTGGCCGGGCAACGTATGGTTCGCCTCCAAGGCATCGATCATCTTCACCATTGCCACGGCCTGGGCTGCAAGCGAGTTCATGCGCGCTTTCATTCTGACCAAGGATGTGGTACCGAGGTTGGATCGATATATCCCTTGGTTCTATTGGTTGTTCGTCGTTTGCTTGGGGGTGTACATCTCGGGGTACGGCCAGATCGGTTATGCCCTCGCCCAGGTCTGCGCGGGCTTGTTCGCTCCCTTCATGTTCTATACGGCCTTCCGCGTCTGGCGCCGAGGTTCCAGGCAAGCCGGCTACTTCCTGATCGCATGGAGCGTGTTCCTATCGGGCACCATGGTGTTCGTGCTCAAGGACGCTGGTATCCTGCCCTACAACGACATCACCATCTACACAATGCCACTTGGGTCGGCCATTGAAGGCATCCTGCTCTCCTTCGGTCTCGCAGACCGTATCAACGTTCTGCGCAAGGAGAAGGAGCGCTCTCAGGCCGCCGCACTGGCGGCGTCCCTGGAGAACGAACGCATCATCCGCGACCAGAACGCCATCCTTGAACAGAAGGTGACCGAGCGCACCCACGAGCTCGTGGAGGCCAACAACGAGATCAAGCGCACGCAGGTGCAGTTGGTAGAGGCTGAGAAGATGGCAGGTCTGGGTCAGCTCACGGCCGGCATCGCCCACGAGATCAACAACCCCATCAACTTCATCAACAGCAACATACCGCCGTTGCGCCGCAATCTGCAGGACATGACCGAGGTGATCCGCGGCTATCGCAGTGGTCAAGAGGATCCCGCAGCCCGGTTGGCCGAAGCGGACAAGCTCTACAACGAGCTCGGGATCGATGATGCACTTGCCGAATTGGACGGCATGATCGGCAGCATTGATGAGGGTGCGCGGCGCACCGCCGAGATCGTGAAGGGCCTGCGCAACTTCAGCCGTTTGGACGAGGATGCCTTGAAACTGGCCGACCTGAACGAAGGAGTGCAGTCCACGCTCGCCCTGCTCAGCCCGCAAGTGCGCGGACAGGTCACGTTCAACACCGTGTTGGCCGAGTTGCCACAGGCCGAGTGCCTACCGGGCAAACTGAACCAAGCCATTATGAACCTGTTGACCAATGCCGCGCAATCCGTAAGGGCCAAGCACGGCGAGACTGGGCAAGGCCTGGTGAGCATCCGCACCTGGCATGAGGACGGTCGCATCACCATTGCCGTGAAGGACAATGGCGTGGGCATGACCGAGGAGGTGAAGGCCCGCATGTTCGAGCCGTTCTTCACCACCAAGGGCGTGGGTGAAGGAACCGGGCTCGGCCTCTCGATCACGTACAGCATCGTGCAGAAGCACTTTGGACAGATCGCCGTCGAAAGCGCTCCCGGCGAAGGCGCTGAGTTCCGCATCACCGTTCCGGTGCGGCAGGAAAATGCGGACAACATCGCTCTGCGCGCATGA
- a CDS encoding response regulator, translated as MSTTNSKVTVLYVDDEQGNLSGFRSNFRREFNVLTAQSGEEALKLIEEQEVHVVISDQRMPGMEGADLLARVRDLQPRAVRMLMTAYADVQAVIDAVNKGNIFGYATKPYDPADLRIRIEQAASLAIARSEADRTNARYKQIFEAAGDPIFLVDAKACIVQANGATERLLGASQGSLIGKNFLDLLEHRRDLVTVLREHRKGGDMINLDISLRGTGGRVVDCLLTANCIGQDLAGDMLYQAVLKDITDRKQEELRLQKLNTDLDRRVGMRTRQLREAIDDLASFSYSVAHDLRSPLKNMLALTGMLNEQGPREEALAPRIASNAGRMLDLVDDLLRFALTNRTSLQRGEVHLAELVGEVVAQSVPGDRQHAVRLLVEPTALVNADGAMLKVMFTNLIGNALKFTRDKAEAVVTVACTKELNAHHITVCDNGIGFDTSAGVDVFAAFKRMHRTDQFEGSGIGLSIVQRIVAKHGGEVWAESSPGQGCTIHVRLPINSAEDNALPFEERA; from the coding sequence ATGAGCACCACCAATAGCAAAGTGACCGTCCTCTACGTGGACGACGAACAGGGTAACCTGAGCGGTTTCCGCAGCAATTTCCGCCGCGAGTTCAACGTGCTCACCGCCCAAAGCGGCGAAGAGGCACTGAAGCTGATCGAGGAGCAGGAGGTCCATGTAGTGATCAGCGACCAACGCATGCCGGGCATGGAGGGCGCCGACCTACTGGCACGGGTGCGCGACCTGCAACCACGTGCCGTCCGGATGCTCATGACCGCTTATGCCGATGTGCAAGCCGTCATCGACGCGGTGAACAAGGGCAACATCTTCGGGTACGCGACAAAGCCTTACGACCCCGCGGATCTGCGTATCCGCATCGAGCAGGCCGCATCGTTGGCCATCGCCCGATCGGAAGCCGACCGTACGAACGCGCGCTACAAACAGATCTTCGAAGCTGCGGGCGATCCGATCTTCCTGGTGGACGCCAAAGCGTGCATCGTGCAAGCGAACGGTGCTACGGAGCGGTTGTTGGGCGCGTCCCAAGGCTCGCTGATCGGCAAGAACTTCCTCGATCTGCTCGAACACCGCCGCGACCTGGTGACCGTTCTGCGTGAACACCGGAAAGGAGGCGACATGATCAACCTCGACATCAGTCTCAGGGGAACGGGAGGTCGTGTGGTCGATTGCCTGCTGACAGCCAACTGCATCGGACAAGACCTGGCCGGTGACATGCTCTACCAGGCAGTACTGAAGGATATCACGGACAGGAAACAGGAGGAACTGCGCTTGCAAAAGCTCAATACCGACCTCGATAGGCGCGTTGGCATGCGCACGCGCCAGCTGCGCGAAGCCATCGACGACCTTGCTTCCTTCAGCTATTCCGTGGCGCACGACCTGCGCAGCCCTTTGAAGAACATGCTCGCCCTTACCGGCATGCTGAACGAACAAGGCCCCCGTGAGGAAGCACTGGCCCCACGGATCGCGAGCAACGCGGGGCGTATGCTCGATCTCGTGGATGATCTGCTCCGCTTCGCGCTCACCAACCGCACCAGCCTCCAACGGGGCGAGGTGCACTTGGCCGAATTGGTTGGTGAGGTGGTGGCCCAGTCGGTACCTGGCGACAGGCAGCATGCCGTTCGACTGCTCGTGGAACCCACGGCTCTGGTGAACGCGGACGGGGCCATGCTCAAAGTGATGTTCACGAACTTGATCGGCAACGCGTTGAAATTCACACGTGATAAGGCTGAGGCCGTGGTCACCGTGGCCTGCACCAAGGAACTCAATGCCCACCACATTACTGTCTGCGACAACGGCATCGGCTTCGACACGTCGGCCGGTGTCGATGTTTTCGCGGCCTTCAAGCGCATGCACCGTACCGACCAGTTCGAGGGCAGTGGCATCGGATTGAGCATTGTTCAGCGCATCGTAGCCAAGCACGGTGGCGAAGTATGGGCGGAAAGTTCCCCGGGACAGGGATGCACCATTCATGTCCGGCTACCGATCAACTCAGCCGAGGACAATGCCCTTCCTTTCGAGGAACGAGCATGA
- a CDS encoding 2Fe-2S iron-sulfur cluster binding domain-containing protein — MARFHTLEVEDVKQETADAIVIGLKVPADKRNDFKFIHGQYLTVKLIVNGEELRRSYSICSSPLDTDVIRLAVKRVDRGRASSTLVGQLKKGDKLEVMTPMGNFYTLLDPAHERHYVAFAAGSGITPILSILKTVLRTEPMSKFTLFYGNTDADRIIFREKLGELKAAHSDRLSVHHILSKGMDEDLLFNGRITTEKAKQLVSRFVSDAMHKEFFICGPEQMMVNVSEALESMGVAKSHIHVELFTTPVSSAPKADATPASPGAFTGTATVKVIMDGREHVLQVPANGDAVLDAALEAGLDVPFACKGAVCCTCKARVVEGQVEMDMNYALTDGEVADGYVLTCQTHPRSANVTIDYDQH, encoded by the coding sequence ATGGCCCGGTTCCATACCCTGGAGGTGGAGGATGTGAAGCAGGAAACCGCTGATGCGATCGTCATCGGCTTGAAGGTGCCTGCGGACAAGCGCAACGATTTCAAGTTCATCCATGGTCAATACCTGACCGTGAAACTGATCGTGAACGGTGAGGAACTGCGCCGGAGCTACAGCATTTGCAGCAGCCCTTTGGATACCGATGTGATCCGCCTAGCGGTAAAGCGTGTGGACCGGGGCCGCGCCAGCTCAACGCTGGTGGGACAGCTCAAGAAGGGAGACAAGTTGGAGGTGATGACCCCGATGGGGAACTTCTACACCTTGCTCGATCCGGCGCACGAGCGGCATTACGTCGCCTTTGCGGCGGGCAGTGGCATCACGCCCATTCTCAGCATACTGAAAACCGTGCTGCGCACCGAACCGATGAGCAAGTTCACCTTGTTCTACGGGAATACGGATGCGGACCGGATCATTTTCCGAGAGAAGCTCGGCGAACTGAAAGCTGCCCACAGTGACCGTTTGAGCGTGCACCACATTCTGAGCAAGGGCATGGATGAAGACCTGCTCTTCAATGGGCGTATCACCACGGAAAAGGCCAAGCAGCTCGTGTCGCGGTTCGTCAGTGATGCGATGCACAAGGAGTTTTTCATCTGTGGCCCTGAGCAGATGATGGTGAACGTGAGCGAAGCACTGGAAAGCATGGGTGTCGCGAAGTCGCATATCCATGTAGAACTATTCACCACGCCGGTTTCTTCAGCACCCAAAGCTGATGCGACGCCCGCGTCCCCGGGAGCCTTCACAGGGACAGCCACCGTGAAGGTGATCATGGACGGCCGCGAGCATGTGCTGCAGGTACCGGCCAATGGCGATGCCGTGCTTGATGCCGCGCTGGAGGCCGGTCTCGACGTGCCATTCGCGTGCAAGGGAGCTGTGTGCTGCACCTGCAAGGCGCGGGTAGTGGAAGGGCAGGTGGAGATGGACATGAACTACGCGCTCACCGACGGCGAGGTGGCCGACGGCTACGTGCTCACCTGCCAGACCCACCCGCGCAGCGCCAACGTCACCATCGACTACGACCAGCACTGA
- the paaA gene encoding 1,2-phenylacetyl-CoA epoxidase subunit A, giving the protein MSDLQLLEERFQAKVDAELKIEPKDWMPEKYRKTLIRQISQHAHSEVVGMLPEGNWITRAPNLRRKAILLAKVQDEAGHGLYLYSACETLGVSREQTIDDLLSGKAKYSSIFNYPTLTWADIGAIGWLVDGAAIMNQVMLCRTSYGPYARAMVRICKEESFHQRQGYEIMAVLAKGTPEQKEMAQDALNRWWWPSLMMFGPTDANSPHSAESMKWKIKRQSNDELRQTFIDRTVQQAEVIGLSIPDPDLKWNEATQHYDWGTIDWTEFNNVVAGNGPCNKDRLAARNKAHDDGAWVREAALAHAAKKAKKKQAA; this is encoded by the coding sequence ATGTCGGACCTGCAGCTGCTCGAAGAACGTTTCCAAGCCAAGGTGGACGCCGAACTGAAGATCGAGCCAAAGGATTGGATGCCGGAGAAATACCGCAAAACGCTCATACGCCAGATCAGCCAGCACGCGCACAGCGAAGTGGTGGGCATGCTCCCCGAGGGCAACTGGATCACCCGTGCACCGAACCTGCGCCGCAAGGCCATCCTGCTCGCCAAGGTGCAGGACGAAGCGGGCCATGGCCTCTATCTCTACAGTGCCTGTGAGACGCTTGGCGTATCGCGCGAGCAGACCATCGACGACCTGCTCAGCGGCAAAGCCAAGTACAGTAGCATCTTCAACTACCCCACCCTCACTTGGGCGGACATCGGCGCCATCGGCTGGCTGGTGGACGGCGCGGCCATCATGAACCAGGTGATGCTTTGCCGCACGAGCTACGGCCCTTACGCGCGAGCCATGGTGCGCATCTGCAAGGAGGAGAGCTTCCACCAGCGCCAGGGCTACGAGATCATGGCCGTGCTGGCCAAGGGCACGCCCGAGCAGAAGGAGATGGCGCAGGACGCCCTGAACCGGTGGTGGTGGCCCAGCCTGATGATGTTCGGCCCCACCGACGCCAACAGCCCGCACAGCGCCGAGAGCATGAAGTGGAAGATCAAGCGCCAGAGCAATGACGAGCTGCGCCAGACCTTCATCGACCGCACGGTGCAACAGGCAGAAGTGATCGGCCTGAGCATCCCCGACCCCGACCTGAAGTGGAATGAGGCCACCCAGCATTACGACTGGGGCACCATCGATTGGACGGAGTTCAACAACGTGGTGGCGGGCAACGGTCCCTGCAACAAGGATCGCTTGGCCGCCCGCAACAAGGCCCACGACGATGGCGCCTGGGTGCGCGAGGCCGCGCTCGCCCATGCCGCCAAGAAGGCCAAGAAGAAACAAGCAGCATGA
- the paaB gene encoding 1,2-phenylacetyl-CoA epoxidase subunit B, which yields MSNNPNNWPLWEIFIQSKRGLEHKHVGSLHAADPQMAIENARDVYTRRQEGQSIWVVPADAISSSQPDDAAMLFDPADDKTYRHPTFYTMPEGAKYI from the coding sequence ATGAGCAACAACCCGAACAACTGGCCCCTCTGGGAGATCTTCATCCAGAGCAAGCGCGGCCTGGAGCATAAGCACGTGGGAAGCCTGCACGCAGCTGACCCGCAGATGGCCATCGAGAACGCCCGCGACGTGTACACCCGCCGTCAGGAAGGCCAGAGCATCTGGGTGGTGCCCGCCGACGCCATCAGCAGCAGCCAGCCTGATGATGCGGCCATGCTCTTCGATCCCGCCGACGACAAGACCTACCGGCACCCCACCTTCTACACCATGCCCGAGGGGGCCAAGTACATCTGA
- the paaC gene encoding phenylacetate-CoA oxygenase subunit PaaC encodes MAASMSQQDALFTYSLRLADDLLILSHRLSEWCGHGPVLEEDIALTNRALDHIGEARNLYTYAGQVEGKGRDEDALAYLRNERQFVNTKLVEQPNGDYAHTIVRSFLFDAYHLPLAEALTKSADAQLAAIAAKAVKEAQYHVKHSSDWLIRFGDGTEESHRRAQEALDNLWTYTGDLFVMDVVHQDLVKAGIAPDLTKIKAVFDATVDRVLAEATLKRPADGFMATGGREGKHGEQLGFILAEMQYLQRAYPGAEW; translated from the coding sequence ATGGCCGCATCCATGAGCCAGCAGGACGCCCTCTTCACCTACAGCCTCCGCCTCGCGGACGACCTCCTCATCCTGAGCCATCGCCTGAGCGAATGGTGCGGGCACGGACCCGTGCTCGAGGAGGACATCGCCCTCACCAACCGCGCGCTGGACCACATCGGCGAGGCCCGCAACCTGTACACGTACGCCGGTCAGGTGGAAGGCAAGGGGCGTGATGAGGATGCCTTGGCCTACCTGCGCAACGAGCGGCAGTTCGTGAACACCAAGTTGGTGGAACAGCCCAACGGCGACTACGCGCACACCATCGTGCGGAGCTTCCTGTTCGACGCCTACCACCTGCCGCTGGCCGAGGCCCTCACCAAGAGCGCCGATGCCCAGCTGGCCGCCATCGCCGCCAAGGCCGTGAAGGAGGCGCAGTACCACGTGAAGCACAGCAGTGACTGGCTGATCCGCTTCGGCGACGGCACGGAGGAGAGCCATCGCCGCGCCCAGGAGGCCCTGGACAACCTGTGGACCTACACTGGTGACCTCTTCGTGATGGACGTGGTGCACCAGGACCTGGTGAAGGCCGGCATCGCACCCGACCTCACGAAGATCAAGGCCGTCTTCGACGCCACGGTGGACCGTGTGCTGGCCGAGGCCACGCTCAAGCGCCCCGCCGACGGCTTCATGGCCACGGGCGGCCGCGAGGGCAAGCACGGCGAGCAGCTCGGCTTCATCCTGGCCGAGATGCAGTATTTGCAGCGGGCGTACCCCGGGGCGGAGTGGTGA
- the paaJ gene encoding phenylacetate-CoA oxygenase subunit PaaJ — MITKDRILELLDYVKDPEIPAINVLELGVVRQVEVEADGKAIITITPTYTGCPAMDVMAADIKKELLEAGVPAVEVKMSLSPAWTTDWITETGKRKLKEYGIAPPEKTADIRALKGEQPVVACPQCGSTNTAMLSAFGSTACKALWKCNDCLEPFDQFKCL, encoded by the coding sequence ATGATCACCAAGGACCGCATCCTCGAGCTCCTCGACTACGTGAAGGACCCGGAGATCCCGGCCATCAACGTGCTGGAGCTGGGCGTGGTGCGGCAGGTGGAGGTGGAGGCCGACGGCAAGGCCATCATCACCATCACCCCCACCTACACCGGCTGCCCGGCCATGGACGTGATGGCGGCCGACATCAAGAAGGAACTGCTGGAAGCGGGCGTGCCGGCCGTGGAGGTGAAGATGAGCCTCTCCCCCGCCTGGACCACCGACTGGATCACCGAGACCGGCAAGCGCAAGCTGAAGGAATACGGCATCGCGCCGCCGGAGAAGACCGCTGACATACGCGCGCTGAAGGGTGAACAGCCCGTGGTGGCGTGTCCGCAATGCGGCTCCACGAACACCGCGATGCTCTCCGCCTTCGGCAGCACGGCCTGCAAGGCGCTCTGGAAGTGCAACGACTGCCTGGAGCCCTTCGACCAGTTCAAGTGCTTGTAG
- a CDS encoding T9SS type A sorting domain-containing protein, with product MRVLPLIILVSFAANALAQQEPLAYVPDRPVRRTADSDLIALIGSDAPGLYRLSLPAAVTRVDMLNARGRRLKVVPLSTDGLLDLRGLRPGVYTVRAFTTDGVLVRRIGVLRNGRRSPAW from the coding sequence ATGCGCGTTCTTCCTCTCATCATTCTGGTCAGCTTCGCCGCCAATGCGTTGGCCCAGCAAGAGCCCTTGGCCTATGTGCCCGACCGTCCCGTGCGCCGCACAGCCGATTCGGACCTGATCGCATTGATCGGCTCGGATGCGCCCGGGCTCTACCGGCTTTCGTTACCGGCTGCCGTCACCAGGGTGGACATGCTCAATGCTCGCGGCAGACGCTTGAAGGTGGTGCCTCTGAGCACGGACGGTTTGTTGGATCTGCGCGGTCTTCGCCCGGGTGTGTACACCGTACGGGCATTCACCACCGATGGTGTGCTGGTGCGCCGTATCGGTGTGTTGCGCAATGGTCGTCGTTCACCCGCGTGGTGA
- a CDS encoding RHS repeat-associated core domain-containing protein, whose amino-acid sequence MTDGTYRTAVETVPHFEDEHHPQDITISGKNFQFSVPRAGLKENLVISVHEIIDMGPPNTRGGSTIWTYTFMADPTLPPVTYYEHDHLGNTRVTYTPVVTDCGGVGGPPSIDYTLEHVADYYPYGKILREYDGVPEKYLSTHHERDAETGLDYRGARYYDSDVARFVSLDPLAAKYVNWSPYCYVLGNPISLIDPTGAESEDVGPGNDNRSKFERKFDKWKERNSTNLVGMDQQQIYETFRNSRNILGQRRGDKNWFRSHEAQTQNSDATNWDITTSNRTQVLRGQGGTGVGSLNIVQNLGTSQGTLTVRYNMYGIPDRMQIVDVASGNTLFDTATNTRSDANGAVLRRDGSGTRINFNLGQGNTQVQVLINGGVAPAGVITNFRYALRVNPADGQQSITDYNAVP is encoded by the coding sequence ATGACCGATGGCACCTACCGCACAGCAGTTGAAACCGTTCCGCACTTCGAAGACGAGCACCACCCACAGGATATCACTATCAGCGGCAAGAACTTCCAGTTCAGCGTGCCTCGTGCAGGTCTGAAAGAGAACCTGGTGATCAGCGTGCACGAGATCATTGATATGGGCCCGCCCAACACCCGTGGCGGGAGTACCATTTGGACCTATACCTTCATGGCCGATCCCACCCTGCCCCCCGTGACCTATTACGAGCACGACCACTTGGGCAACACCCGCGTTACCTACACGCCCGTGGTAACGGATTGCGGGGGTGTGGGCGGACCACCGAGCATCGATTACACCTTGGAGCACGTTGCGGATTATTATCCATACGGGAAGATCCTGCGCGAATACGACGGCGTGCCCGAGAAATACCTGAGCACCCACCATGAGCGCGATGCCGAGACAGGGTTGGACTACCGGGGGGCGAGGTACTATGACAGCGATGTGGCCCGGTTCGTGAGCTTGGATCCGTTGGCGGCAAAATACGTGAACTGGTCACCATACTGCTACGTATTAGGTAACCCTATCAGCTTGATCGATCCTACAGGCGCGGAGAGTGAGGATGTCGGTCCCGGTAACGATAACAGAAGTAAGTTCGAACGAAAATTCGATAAATGGAAGGAGAGAAATTCTACTAATTTAGTGGGGATGGATCAGCAACAGATATATGAAACATTCAGAAATTCTCGGAATATTCTGGGGCAACGTCGTGGAGACAAGAACTGGTTCCGCAGCCATGAGGCCCAGACACAAAATAGCGACGCCACGAACTGGGATATTACCACATCGAATCGCACTCAGGTTCTCCGTGGTCAAGGAGGAACAGGCGTGGGATCGCTGAACATTGTTCAAAATTTGGGTACCAGCCAGGGTACCCTTACTGTGCGCTACAACATGTATGGGATACCGGACAGAATGCAGATCGTCGACGTTGCGAGCGGTAACACCCTCTTTGATACTGCGACGAACACACGATCCGACGCAAACGGAGCTGTACTAAGACGTGATGGATCAGGTACTCGTATCAATTTCAACCTCGGTCAAGGTAATACTCAGGTGCAGGTCCTCATTAACGGTGGTGTCGCCCCAGCTGGGGTCATTACCAACTTTAGATATGCCCTTCGAGTTAACCCAGCTGATGGTCAACAGTCAATTACGGACTATAATGCTGTGCCATAG
- a CDS encoding T9SS type A sorting domain-containing protein has translation MIVLIAVLLPCSLMQGQPGPAIEWQKCLGGSNDDLLRSVKPTTDGGFILAGHTLSNDGDVSGNHGDEDYWVVKLDGLGALQWQVALGGSDEDKASGVVQTTDGGYLICGNTKSDDGDVTGFHGGDDVWVVKLSAAGSLLWQKTFGGGYSDWSSDLHITADGGCVVVGRSNSIDGDVVGGHGGFDLWLIKLDASGTLQWQKPLGGSGSDLGTAVDVASDGGFVAVGTTNSADGDVVGFLGVRDQWVVRTDPNGNVLWANTYGGSDEDHAAGVTFTDNGGCTVAGYSRSNDFDVSGNQGGWDAWVVHLDAVGDLQWQTAIGGAYTDLGLALAPCPDGQVVVVGTTASFGINGLEDMWAMKLDAAGVSPWQQPLGGQDYEDGYAVAVTADNGFILGGSTASNDGDVSGNHGQDDFWVVKLAADGTGLTETGIPQFTCAPNPTSGWTMLTLEAAITGHVEVSDALGSIVHRQALVGTTCALDLSNLRAGVYMLTVQAPKGVVVQRLVKE, from the coding sequence ATGATCGTTTTGATCGCAGTGCTTCTCCCTTGCAGTTTGATGCAGGGTCAACCAGGTCCGGCCATCGAATGGCAGAAATGCCTGGGTGGAAGCAACGATGATCTGTTGCGGAGCGTGAAGCCCACCACGGATGGTGGTTTCATCCTCGCGGGCCACACGTTGTCCAACGATGGAGATGTTTCCGGCAACCACGGCGACGAGGACTATTGGGTCGTGAAGCTGGACGGCCTCGGGGCGCTTCAATGGCAAGTGGCGTTGGGTGGATCGGATGAGGACAAGGCCTCGGGTGTGGTGCAGACCACCGATGGCGGCTATCTCATCTGCGGCAACACGAAAAGCGATGACGGCGATGTCACCGGCTTCCACGGTGGTGACGATGTGTGGGTGGTGAAACTCTCCGCCGCTGGTTCTTTGCTCTGGCAAAAGACATTCGGCGGGGGCTACAGCGACTGGTCCTCGGACCTGCACATCACGGCTGATGGGGGCTGTGTCGTGGTTGGGCGCTCCAACTCCATCGATGGCGATGTCGTTGGCGGCCATGGTGGGTTCGATCTGTGGTTGATCAAGCTCGATGCCAGTGGCACGCTGCAATGGCAGAAGCCCTTGGGCGGTAGTGGCTCAGATCTAGGTACCGCCGTGGACGTTGCAAGCGATGGAGGATTTGTCGCAGTGGGTACGACCAACTCGGCCGATGGCGATGTGGTCGGGTTTCTGGGCGTAAGGGATCAATGGGTGGTCCGCACGGATCCCAATGGCAATGTGCTTTGGGCCAATACGTATGGGGGGAGCGACGAGGACCATGCTGCTGGTGTGACATTCACAGACAACGGTGGATGCACCGTGGCTGGTTATTCACGATCGAACGACTTTGATGTCAGTGGGAACCAAGGTGGTTGGGATGCATGGGTGGTACATCTTGACGCGGTAGGCGACCTGCAGTGGCAAACGGCAATTGGCGGTGCTTATACTGACCTGGGGTTGGCCCTTGCGCCTTGTCCTGATGGTCAGGTGGTCGTGGTGGGTACCACGGCGTCCTTCGGCATCAATGGGTTGGAGGATATGTGGGCGATGAAACTCGATGCAGCTGGTGTATCGCCATGGCAGCAACCGCTCGGCGGACAGGATTATGAGGACGGCTACGCGGTCGCCGTAACCGCCGATAACGGATTCATCCTCGGCGGAAGCACTGCGAGCAACGACGGTGATGTGAGCGGCAACCACGGGCAGGATGACTTCTGGGTGGTGAAGTTGGCCGCCGATGGCACCGGGCTTACTGAGACGGGAATACCGCAATTCACCTGCGCGCCGAACCCCACGAGCGGTTGGACCATGCTGACCCTTGAGGCTGCAATAACCGGCCATGTTGAGGTCAGCGATGCACTGGGTTCGATCGTGCATCGGCAAGCACTGGTGGGCACAACCTGCGCACTGGACCTGAGCAACCTGCGAGCTGGTGTTTACATGCTTACCGTTCAAGCACCGAAGGGCGTGGTTGTGCAGCGCTTGGTGAAGGAGTGA